In a single window of the Novosphingobium sp. IK01 genome:
- a CDS encoding response regulator, translating to MGACLSGKAGDSAGMAATATPERILVVDDHPLVRDGLRSLLAVTFEDCDILEAAGVAEACSVLAQHGECDLVLLDLNMPDATRLSGLVQLRQTFPMVPVMMVSGSFDRALVQEALSAGAAGFLPKSMKRAAIVDALHMVMSGEIYIPDIALEESPVSEEEAQIRARIDTLTPQQKVVLHHLVHGRLNKQIAHDLDVSLTTVKAHVSAILQKLGVFSRTQAVILANRIHFD from the coding sequence ATGGGCGCTTGCCTTTCGGGCAAGGCTGGGGATAGTGCGGGGATGGCCGCAACTGCCACTCCTGAACGTATTCTCGTCGTCGACGATCATCCGCTGGTCCGCGACGGGCTCCGCAGTCTTCTGGCCGTGACTTTCGAGGATTGCGACATTCTCGAAGCGGCCGGTGTCGCCGAGGCCTGCTCGGTTCTGGCGCAGCATGGCGAATGCGATCTCGTGCTGCTCGATCTCAACATGCCCGATGCCACGCGCCTTTCGGGGCTGGTGCAATTGCGCCAGACTTTCCCGATGGTGCCGGTGATGATGGTCTCGGGCAGCTTCGACCGCGCCCTCGTGCAGGAGGCGCTCTCGGCTGGTGCGGCAGGCTTCCTGCCCAAGTCGATGAAGCGCGCGGCCATCGTCGATGCGCTCCACATGGTCATGTCGGGCGAAATCTACATTCCCGACATCGCGCTCGAAGAGAGCCCGGTCAGCGAGGAAGAAGCCCAGATCCGCGCCCGGATCGACACGCTGACCCCGCAGCAAAAGGTCGTGCTGCATCATCTGGTCCATGGCCGGCTCAACAAGCAGATCGCCCACGATCTTGATGTCTCGCTCACCACGGTCAAGGCGCATGTCTCGGCGATCCTGCAAAAGCTGGGCGTGTTCAGCCGCACCCAGGCGGTGATTCTGGCCAACCGGATTCATTTCGACTGA